In one Brassica oleracea var. oleracea cultivar TO1000 chromosome C9, BOL, whole genome shotgun sequence genomic region, the following are encoded:
- the LOC106317515 gene encoding transcription factor bHLH84, with the protein MEAMGEWSTGLGGMYTDEADFMNQLLASYDQPCGVSSPETTAPAAAYHPEKAHLTGGFCFSQESSSYSAGHSGYYAVMPPREENNNGMEDVTINTNLYLVGEEMCECEVAEYSAKSLLPLETVEENQDDNKRSLETEDDQKLFNACESSKKRSRAITTDKNKRASKTRKTKKIMEMSDDNNNCGGEVQTEKAGGKRNTKALKIQKTCYSDDEANGGDTSSCKEGGEDCKALNLNGKTRASRGAATDPQSLYARVSFT; encoded by the exons ATGGAAGCTATGGGAGAATGGAGCACCGGCTTAGGCGGAATGTATACAGACGAAGCTGACTTCATGAATCAGCTCCTTGCCTCTTATGATCAACCTTGTGGCGTTTCGTCCCCAGAGACAACCGCCCCAGCCGCAGCATACCACCCCGAGAAGGCTCATTTGACTGGCGGGTTCTGCTTCTCTCAGGAGAGCAGTAGCTACAGCGCGGGGCATAGTGGCTACTACGCGGTGATGCCACCGCGAGAAGAAAACAACAATGGGATGGAGGATGTGACGATCAACACGAACTTGTATCTGGTGGGTGAGGAGATGTGTGAATGTGAAGTGGCGGAATACTCCGCTAAGAGCCTTTTGCCTTTGGAGACTGTCGAAGAGAATCAGGATGATAATAAGAGGTCACTGGAGACGGAGGATGATCAAAAATTGTTCAACGCATGCGAGAGTTCCAAGAAGAGGTCGCGTGCCATAACAACTGAC AAGAACAAGAGAGCCAGCAAGACACGGAAAACTAAAAAAATCATGGAGATGAGTGACGATAATAACAATTGCGGTGGAGAAGTACAGACGGAGAAGGCTGGGGGAAAGAGAAACACCAAAGCACTTAAGATTCAGAAAACTTGTTATTCGGATGACGAAGCAAACGGTGGAGACACTTCCTCCTGCAAAGAAGGTGGCGAAGACTGTAAGGCTCTAAACCTCAATGGCAAGACTAGAGCTAGCCGCGGTGCTGCCACTGACCCTCAAAGCCTCTACGCAAGGGTAAGTTTTACATAA